Proteins co-encoded in one Arachis stenosperma cultivar V10309 chromosome 7, arast.V10309.gnm1.PFL2, whole genome shotgun sequence genomic window:
- the LOC130941930 gene encoding UPF0481 protein At3g47200-like has product MEGENPNDVLIKINAILKEAQPLLTDECCIYRVPHEIRKFKEDAYTPKVVSIGPFHHGDPKLLKMEGLKRTCCREFIERSETKNLKSFVSCVQELEAKVRGCYSDEIKLSEEEHVMVILVDCCFILEFLLRHHFKLPYSDDIFVSPRLGTYIRYDLLMLENQVPFFVLEKLYNQAFPSTLNSGGRESHPSLLRLALRYIVPSRIVPCDNNNDELTLVDVGRIAHFTDLTRKSLLRSSHLLQPSTSGCSREAKLTQLYSATELNEAGVKFEVHKTSQCLLDLELSGHTLKIPFIRVMDSTEVILRNLLAFEQCHYIHESYLTDYAAVFDFLINTEKDVDFFVKNGIIENWIGDSNAVAEMFNGLGVNVVHPNINTQYLRICEELNAFCNHPWNRKVATLRRDYCNTPWKTVASIAGIFLLILTIIQTVFSILQVVLA; this is encoded by the coding sequence ATGGAAGGTGAGAATCCTAATGATGTTTTAATCAAGATTAATGCAATATTAAAGGAAGCACAGCCTCTCCTTACAGATGAATGCTGCATCTACAGGGTGCCTCATGAGATCCGCAAGTTCAAAGAAGATGCATACACTCCAAAAGTTGTTTCAATTGGTCCTTTTCACCATGGGGATCCAAAGTTGCTAAAGATGGAAGGCCTCAAAAGAACATGTTGCAGAGAATTCATTGAAAGATCCGAGACAAAGAACTTGAAAAGTTTCGTGAGTTGCGTGCAAGAGCTGGAGGCAAAGGTTCGTGGTTGTTACTCAGATGAAATCAAGCTTAGTGAGGAAGAACATGTTATGGTAATATTAGTAGACTGCTGCTTCATATTAGAGTTTTTACTTAGGCACCATTTCAAATTGCCTTATAGTGATGACATTTTTGTGTCACCACGGTTAGGAACTTATATAAGATATGATTTGTTGATGCTTGAGAATCAAGTCCCTTTCTTTGTTCTTGAGAAGCTTTACAATCAAGCTTTTCCTTCTACCTTAAATAGTGGCGGCCGCGAAAGCCATCCTTCATTATTAAGGCTTGCTCTTCGTTATATTGTTCCTAGTAGAATAGTTCCTTGCGACAATAATAATGATGAGCTAACCTTAGTAGATGTTGGTAGAATAGCTCATTTCACAGATCTAACAAGAAAGTCTCTGTTAAGATCCTCTCACTTATTGCAACCATCAACCTCTGGATGCTCAAGAGAAGCAAAGTTAACACAACTTTATAGTGCAACTGAGTTGAATGAAGCTGGAGTGAAGTTTGAAGTACACAAAACTAGTCAATGCTTACTAGACTTGGAACTTTCAGGTCATACTTTGAAAATCCCATTCATTAGAGTGATGGACAGCACTGAAGTTATTTTGCGAAATTTGTTAGCTTTTGAACAATGCCACTATATTCATGAATCCTATCTCACTGACTATGCTGCAGTCTTTGATTTCCTTATCAACACAGAAAAAGATGTAGACTTCTTCGTAAAGAATGGAATAATTGAGAATTGGATAGGTGATAGCAATGCAGTGGCTGAAATGTTTAATGGTCTTGGAGTGAATGTTGTGCATCCAAATATTAATACGCAATATCTTCGTATTTGTGAAGAGTTGAATGCTTTCTGTAACCACCCTTGGAACAGAAAAGTTGCGACTTTGAGGCGTGATTACTGCAACACTCCATGGAAGACAGTAGCTTCAATTGCTGGAATTTTTCTGCTTATTCTCACTATTATTCAGACGGTATTTTCTATTCTTCAAGTAGTACTAGCTTAA
- the LOC130941288 gene encoding zinc finger protein 4-like, which yields MKRNIDLEVEASAEQESEVSSQVASSVSIQEASAGPYSDSLDNSFIRNPIAVHPNWDAASLDLTLNFKNNELGATRDSLGFSFSTTTSESSNDPASQTTESTAPRSFSCTYCQRKFFSSQALGGHQNAHKRERTLAKRAMRMGFFSERYASLASLPLHGSFRSFGIKAHSSTMHHGFSPTIMRPAPEVKSNARFEQGYVGLPMFSEDDDSELMWPGSFRQVTDAGKNNHRELIQTGNPNLSFSKVSPPEEIENSTPDLTLKL from the coding sequence ATGAAAAGAAACATTGATCTTGAAGTTGAAGCCTCTGCCGAACAAGAATCCGAAGTTAGCAGCCAGGTTGCATCCAGTGTCTCTATCCAAGAAGCCTCAGCAGGTCCTTACAGTGACAGCCTCGATAACTCTTTCATCAGGAATCCAATCGCAGTTCATCCTAACTGGGATGCTGCTTCACTTGACTTAACTCTCAACTTCAAGAACAATGAGTTAGGGGCAACAAGAGATTCATTAGGATTCTCATTCTCAACCACTACTAGTGAGAGCAGCAATGACCCTGCCTCTCAGACCACAGAATCCACCGCGCCGCGAAGTTTCTCTTGCACTTACTGCCAGCGCAAGTTTTTCAGCTCTCAAGCTCTTGGTGGACACCAGAATGCTCACAAGAGAGAAAGGACATTGGCAAAAAGGGCCATGAGAATGGGATTTTTCTCTGAGAGATATGCAAGTCTAGCTTCTCTGCCTCTGCATGGTTCTTTCAGGTCTTTCGGAATAAAGGCACATTCTTCGACAATGCACCATGGCTTCTCACCAACAATAATGAGGCCTGCTCCCGAGGTGAAAAGCAATGCAAGATTTGAGCAAGGATATGTTGGCCTTCCAATGTTCTCGGAGGATGATGACTCGGAACTCATGTGGCCAGGTAGTTTTCGCCAGGTCACAGATGCTGGCAAAAATAATCATCGGGAGCTCATACAGACTGGAAATCCAAATTTGAGTTTCAGTAAGGTGAGTCCACCAGAAGAGATAGAGAACTCGACACCAGATTTGACATTGAAACTTTGA